The DNA sequence TCAATCTGGGAAACGCCGTAGCGCAGGATTTCGTTGCGGACGGCGATGGGTTCGCGGGCGGTGAGAATCATCCCGGTGTAGGGCACGCTGAGGCGCAGAACCGCCACGAGATGCTTGAAATCCTCGTCTGAAACCTGGTAGGGCGGATGGGTGGCAAAGTCTGTACCGATGGCGGGTTCGATGCGTGGGAAGGAGATGGTGTGGGGTCCGACGCCGAATCTTTCCTCGAGGTGGATGGTGTGGTAGAGCAGGCCCAAAACCTCGAATTTCCAATCGTAAAGTCCCATGAGGGCGCCGATACCCATGTCGTCAATTCCGGCTTGCATGGCGCGGTCGAGGCCGTCCAAACGCCAGAGATAGTTGCTTTTAGGCCCGCTGGGATGAAGCCTTTCATAGGTGGGCTGGTGATAGGTTTCCTGAAAAATCTGGTAGGTTCCGATTCCGACGGATTTCACAGTCCGGAAGCCTTCGATGTCCAGCGGCGCGGCGTTGATATTCACGCGGCGAATCTCGCCCTTTTTATATTTGGTGTCGTAAACCGTCTGCACCGTTTCGGCGATGTATTCCGGGGAATATTTTGGGTGTTCGCCATAGACCATAATCAGGCGTTTGTGACCGGCTTCCACCAGGGATTCGGTTTCGTGAATCAACTGGTCGTGGGAAAGCGTGGCTCGCACACATTCCTTGTTTGAGATGCGGAAACCGCAATAGACGCAGTCGTTTATACATTCGTTACCCACATAGAGCGGGGCGAAAAGCACGATACGATTGCCGTAGATGCGTTCCTTGAGTTCGTGGGCGCCATCGAGGATGAGCTGTCTCAATTCGGGGTCTTTAACGCTGACGAGAGCAGCCGTTTCGTCTGGGTCCAGCCGGTTTTTATCAAGGGATTTGGCGATTATCTCGCGGATGCGGGATTCCGGGGCGTGGGCTTCGCTGGCAATCAATTCTTCAATTTTTGCCGTGGGGATAAAGGATTTCAAGCCTTCGGTGCTGATTTTCATTTTTTCTCCATTTTATATCTTCAATGTTATTGTTTTTACGTTTACAGACCTGATTTGGCCGAGTTTACCAGAGAAAGAGCCGA is a window from the Candidatus Cloacimonadota bacterium genome containing:
- the hydG gene encoding [FeFe] hydrogenase H-cluster radical SAM maturase HydG; this translates as MKISTEGLKSFIPTAKIEELIASEAHAPESRIREIIAKSLDKNRLDPDETAALVSVKDPELRQLILDGAHELKERIYGNRIVLFAPLYVGNECINDCVYCGFRISNKECVRATLSHDQLIHETESLVEAGHKRLIMVYGEHPKYSPEYIAETVQTVYDTKYKKGEIRRVNINAAPLDIEGFRTVKSVGIGTYQIFQETYHQPTYERLHPSGPKSNYLWRLDGLDRAMQAGIDDMGIGALMGLYDWKFEVLGLLYHTIHLEERFGVGPHTISFPRIEPAIGTDFATHPPYQVSDEDFKHLVAVLRLSVPYTGMILTAREPIAVRNEILRYGVSQIDAGSSIGVGDYSAKNDESKKKSQFVLGDTRSLDDVIYELAKGGYIPSFCTSCYRAGRTGEHFMEFAVPGFVKRFCTPNALLTFAEYLYDFSSERTLKAGLELINNELAKIEDENMRQAVTQKLGEMKEGTRDLYF